Proteins encoded in a region of the Streptomyces sp. NBC_01298 genome:
- a CDS encoding phosphatidylglycerol lysyltransferase domain-containing protein, giving the protein MGEVRLTSAETDRKTDRGTGGDPNGRDNPAGGRGNTQAGTPANGRGNGQEAASPGRENGRENGRENGRGSVRSRRSATFAVWYLRAVTFVNLLSAVWFSLGQDLRRHSTADFYTPYLLTAGFASAAFSLLLTVTMGRRKRAAWILNLVLSGLLLAAFTMAAVASFTPCSGGGYEFCYPEFRVHPQNWVAFGLTALFVGALLLGRREFYAKGDRSNPLLASLVASVGLLVTSLVAALLVGATNTDPDAADATFLARWRYGVMRLVTLAPDDKAYNTITTPGWVDVAINVMSTLLLLAVLFAAFRSRRAVDPLGEEDEEKLRLLLARHGDRDSLGYFALRREKSVIWSPTGKAAVTYRVVGGVSLASGDPIGDPEAWPGAIDPWLAEAREHGWVPAVMGASEEAGQIYARHGLDALELGDEAIVETDEFTLEGRAMRTVRQAYNRVKRAGYTVRIRRHADIPAEEMDVLLLRADDWRDGATERGFSMALGRLGDPDDGQCVMLECFDGEGELRAVLSFVPWGPKGLSLDLMRRDRDSENGLMEFMVIELLERSKEIGVTQVSLNFAMFRSVFERGSKLGAGPVLRLWRSLLSFFSRWWQIESLYRANAKYRPIWEPRFMLFEKSSDLLRIGIAAGRAEGFLEAPGLPKWMHRRHLESKR; this is encoded by the coding sequence ATGGGAGAGGTCCGTTTGACCAGCGCAGAGACCGATCGGAAGACCGACCGAGGAACCGGTGGGGATCCGAACGGCAGAGACAATCCGGCGGGCGGGCGGGGGAACACCCAGGCCGGCACCCCGGCGAACGGCCGGGGGAACGGCCAGGAAGCCGCGTCTCCCGGTCGGGAAAACGGCCGTGAGAACGGCCGGGAGAACGGCCGGGGAAGCGTCCGCTCGCGGCGCAGCGCCACCTTCGCGGTGTGGTACTTGCGCGCCGTCACCTTCGTCAACCTGCTCAGCGCGGTGTGGTTCTCGCTCGGCCAGGACCTGCGCCGGCACAGCACCGCCGATTTCTACACCCCGTACCTGCTCACGGCGGGCTTCGCCTCCGCGGCCTTCTCGCTGCTGCTCACCGTCACCATGGGCCGCCGCAAACGCGCCGCCTGGATCCTGAACCTGGTGCTCAGCGGGCTGCTGCTGGCGGCCTTCACGATGGCGGCCGTCGCCTCCTTCACCCCGTGCTCGGGGGGCGGGTACGAGTTCTGCTACCCGGAGTTCCGGGTCCACCCGCAGAACTGGGTGGCCTTCGGGCTGACCGCGCTCTTCGTCGGCGCCCTGCTGCTGGGCCGCCGGGAGTTCTACGCCAAGGGCGACCGCTCCAACCCGCTGCTGGCCAGCCTGGTCGCCTCCGTCGGCCTGCTCGTGACCTCGCTGGTCGCCGCCCTGCTCGTCGGCGCGACCAACACCGACCCGGACGCCGCGGACGCCACGTTCCTGGCCCGCTGGCGGTACGGCGTGATGCGGCTGGTCACCCTGGCCCCGGACGACAAGGCGTACAACACGATCACCACGCCGGGCTGGGTGGACGTGGCGATCAACGTCATGTCCACGCTGCTGCTGCTCGCCGTCCTCTTCGCGGCCTTCCGCTCGCGCCGCGCCGTGGACCCGCTCGGCGAGGAGGACGAGGAGAAGCTGCGCCTGCTGCTCGCCCGGCACGGCGACCGCGACTCGCTGGGCTACTTCGCGCTGCGCCGCGAGAAGTCCGTCATCTGGTCCCCCACCGGCAAGGCCGCGGTCACCTACCGCGTCGTCGGCGGGGTCTCACTGGCCTCCGGCGACCCGATCGGCGACCCCGAGGCCTGGCCCGGCGCCATCGACCCGTGGCTGGCCGAGGCCCGCGAGCACGGCTGGGTGCCGGCCGTGATGGGCGCCAGCGAGGAGGCCGGGCAGATCTACGCCCGGCACGGACTGGACGCGCTGGAGCTGGGCGACGAGGCCATCGTCGAGACCGACGAGTTCACCCTGGAGGGCCGCGCCATGCGCACCGTCCGCCAGGCGTACAACCGCGTCAAGCGGGCCGGATACACCGTCCGCATCCGCCGCCACGCCGACATCCCGGCCGAGGAGATGGACGTGCTGCTGCTGCGCGCCGACGACTGGCGCGACGGCGCGACCGAGCGCGGCTTCTCCATGGCACTGGGCCGGCTGGGCGATCCCGACGACGGCCAGTGCGTGATGCTGGAGTGCTTCGACGGCGAGGGCGAGCTGCGCGCCGTGCTGTCCTTCGTGCCCTGGGGACCCAAGGGTCTCTCGCTGGACCTGATGCGCCGTGACCGCGATTCCGAGAACGGTCTGATGGAGTTCATGGTCATCGAACTCCTGGAACGGTCAAAGGAGATCGGGGTCACACAGGTCTCGCTGAACTTCGCGATGTTCCGTTCCGTCTTCGAGCGCGGGTCGAAGCTCGGCGCCGGTCCGGTGCTGCGTCTGTGGCGCTCGCTGCTGAGCTTCTTCTCGCGCTGGTGGCAGATCGAGTCCCTCTACCGGGCCAACGCCAAATACCGGCCGATCTGGGAACCGCGGTTCATGCTCTTCGAGAAGAGTTCGGACCTGCTGCGGATCGGGATCGCGGCGGGCCGGGCCGAGGGCTTCCTGGAAGCACCCGGGCTGCCGAAGTGGATGCACCGCAGACATCTGGAGAGCAAGCGTTGA
- the lpdA gene encoding dihydrolipoyl dehydrogenase, whose translation MANDASTVFDLVILGGGSGGYAAALRASQLGLDVALIEKNKLGGTCLHNGCIPTKALLHAGEIADQAREAAQFGVKATFEGIDIAGVHKYKDDIIAGLYKGLQGLVASRKLTYIEGEGRLSSPTSVDVNGQRIQGRHVLLATGSVPRSLPGLNIDGNRIISSDHALVLDRVPESAIVLGGGVIGVEFASAWKSFGTDVTIVEGLKHLVPVEDENSSKLLERAFRKRGIKFNLGTFFDKAEYTENGVRVTLADGKTFEAEVLLVAIGRGPVSQGLGYEEQGVAMDRGYVVVDEYMQTNVPTISAVGDLAPTLQLAHVGFAEGILVAERLAGLKAVPIDYDGVPRVTYCHPEVASVGITEAKAKEIYGADKVVALKYNLAGNGKSKILKTAGEIKLVQVKDGAVVGVHMVGDRMGEQVGEAQLIYNWEALPAEVAQLIHAHPTQNEAMGEAHLALAGKPLHAHD comes from the coding sequence GTGGCGAACGACGCCAGCACCGTTTTCGACCTAGTGATCCTCGGCGGCGGCAGTGGCGGTTACGCTGCCGCACTGCGCGCATCCCAGCTGGGTCTGGACGTTGCCCTGATCGAGAAGAACAAGCTCGGCGGCACCTGCCTGCACAACGGCTGCATCCCCACGAAGGCTCTGCTGCACGCGGGCGAGATCGCGGACCAGGCCCGCGAGGCCGCCCAGTTCGGTGTCAAGGCCACCTTCGAGGGCATCGACATCGCGGGTGTGCACAAGTACAAGGACGACATCATCGCGGGCCTGTACAAGGGCCTGCAGGGCCTTGTCGCCTCCCGCAAGCTGACCTACATCGAGGGTGAGGGCCGCCTCTCCTCGCCGACGTCCGTCGACGTGAACGGCCAGCGCATCCAGGGCCGCCACGTGCTCCTGGCGACCGGCTCCGTGCCGCGCTCGCTGCCGGGCCTGAACATCGACGGCAACCGCATCATCTCCTCGGACCACGCGCTGGTCCTGGACCGCGTGCCCGAGTCCGCCATCGTCCTGGGCGGCGGCGTCATCGGCGTCGAGTTCGCCTCGGCCTGGAAGTCCTTCGGCACCGACGTCACCATCGTCGAGGGCCTGAAGCACCTCGTGCCGGTCGAGGACGAGAACAGCTCCAAGCTGCTGGAGCGCGCGTTCCGCAAGCGGGGCATCAAGTTCAACCTCGGCACCTTCTTCGACAAGGCCGAGTACACCGAGAACGGCGTGCGCGTCACCCTCGCGGACGGCAAGACCTTCGAGGCGGAGGTGCTGCTGGTCGCGATCGGCCGCGGCCCCGTCTCCCAGGGTCTGGGCTACGAGGAGCAGGGCGTCGCCATGGACCGCGGCTACGTCGTGGTCGACGAGTACATGCAGACCAACGTGCCGACCATCTCGGCCGTCGGCGACCTCGCCCCGACCCTCCAGCTCGCGCACGTCGGCTTCGCCGAGGGCATCCTGGTCGCGGAGCGTCTGGCCGGCCTGAAGGCCGTCCCGATCGACTACGACGGTGTGCCGCGCGTCACGTACTGCCACCCCGAGGTCGCCTCCGTCGGCATCACCGAGGCCAAGGCCAAGGAGATCTACGGCGCGGACAAGGTCGTGGCCCTCAAGTACAACCTGGCGGGCAACGGCAAGAGCAAGATCCTGAAGACCGCGGGCGAGATCAAGCTCGTCCAGGTCAAGGACGGTGCCGTGGTCGGCGTCCACATGGTCGGTGACCGGATGGGCGAGCAGGTCGGCGAGGCCCAGCTGATCTACAACTGGGAAGCACTGCCGGCCGAGGTCGCGCAGCTCATCCACGCGCACCCCACGCAGAACGAGGCGATGGGCGAGGCCCACCTGGCGCTCGCCGGCAAGCCCCTGCACGCACACGACTAA
- a CDS encoding sensor histidine kinase, whose amino-acid sequence MRDHPLATDAVLALGALVAMVVASFADPHGQYGPTFGTRTPEPFSLVLMVLGAAALVLRRRRPRAVLAVTVGLSLLELTTGEPRAPVAMCTVIALYTVASRTDRPTTWRLGLLTMAGLTGVAMLAGPLPWYSQENLGIFAWTGMAAAAGDAVRSRRAFIDAIQERAERAERTREEEARRRVAEERLRIARDLHDVVAHHIALVNVQAGVAAHVMDKRPDQAKEALAHVRDASRSALNELRATVGLLRQSGDPEAPTEPAPGLAVLDDLVGTFRHAGLPVKVIVQLGPAAAVPLPAAVDLAAYRVIQEALTNVRKHAGPGAGAEVSVVRVGGSVEVTVLDDGGSAADPSPEPRDPGGGHGLLGMRERAVALGGSCFAGPRFGGGYRVHAILPVG is encoded by the coding sequence ATGCGGGACCATCCGCTGGCCACCGACGCCGTACTGGCGCTCGGGGCGCTCGTCGCCATGGTCGTCGCGTCCTTCGCCGACCCGCACGGGCAGTACGGGCCGACCTTCGGGACCCGTACCCCCGAGCCGTTCTCGCTCGTCCTCATGGTGCTCGGCGCCGCCGCCCTGGTGCTGCGGCGCCGACGGCCGCGCGCCGTACTGGCCGTGACCGTCGGGCTCTCGCTGCTGGAACTGACCACCGGGGAACCGCGGGCGCCCGTCGCCATGTGCACGGTGATCGCCCTGTACACGGTGGCCTCGCGCACCGACCGGCCCACCACCTGGCGGCTCGGCCTGCTCACCATGGCCGGGCTGACGGGCGTGGCCATGCTGGCCGGACCGCTGCCCTGGTACTCCCAGGAGAACCTCGGCATCTTCGCCTGGACCGGCATGGCCGCCGCCGCCGGGGACGCGGTCCGCAGCCGGCGGGCCTTCATCGACGCCATCCAGGAGCGGGCCGAGCGCGCCGAGCGGACCCGCGAGGAAGAGGCCCGGCGCCGGGTCGCCGAGGAGCGGCTGCGGATCGCCCGGGACCTGCACGACGTGGTGGCCCACCACATCGCCCTGGTCAACGTGCAGGCGGGCGTGGCCGCGCACGTCATGGACAAGCGCCCGGACCAGGCCAAGGAGGCCCTCGCCCACGTACGGGACGCCAGCCGCTCGGCCCTGAACGAGCTGCGGGCGACCGTCGGACTGCTGCGCCAGTCCGGCGACCCGGAAGCGCCGACCGAGCCGGCGCCCGGTCTGGCCGTCCTGGACGACCTGGTGGGCACCTTCCGGCACGCCGGGCTCCCGGTGAAGGTGATCGTCCAGCTGGGCCCGGCCGCCGCGGTTCCGCTGCCCGCCGCCGTGGACCTCGCGGCGTACCGGGTGATCCAGGAGGCGCTGACCAACGTCCGCAAGCACGCGGGCCCGGGGGCCGGCGCCGAGGTCAGCGTGGTGCGCGTGGGCGGCTCGGTGGAGGTGACCGTGCTGGACGACGGCGGCTCGGCGGCGGATCCCTCGCCGGAGCCCCGCGACCCCGGCGGCGGACACGGCCTCCTCGGCATGCGCGAACGGGCCGTGGCCCTGGGCGGCTCCTGCTTCGCCGGCCCCCGCTTCGGCGGCGGCTACCGGGTCCACGCGATCCTCCCGGTGGGCTGA
- the pelF gene encoding GT4 family glycosyltransferase PelF — protein MSHGRHVTMLTEGTYPHVHGGVSTWCDQLVRGMPEVDFNVIALTGSGREPVTWELPRNVYRHTSVPLWGAPPARRLRSGLRGKAKRAFAETYETFLLSLLDPTRGGFSASLRELALLARSGRLAAALRSESVLRLLMTVWTRPGLVTATAEPTIHDALTATDLLEHALRPLSVRIPPDSVAHAVSSGLATLPALAAKYLDEVPFLLTEHGIYLRERYLGYRSAEQRWPVKALMLGFYRELNTEGYRQADLITPCNQYNRRWEERGGADSERIRTVYNGVDPHAFPEAGPEPEVPTLSWCGRIDPIKDLETLVRAYAFMREELPALRLRLFGPVPAGCEDYKLKLEKLAAELGVSDGITYEGRIEDVARAYGAGSIVMLSSISEGFPFSIIEAMSCGRTTVSTDVGGVREAVGDTGLVVPPREPETMARATLALLRDDERRAELGRMSRKRVVEKFTLHQSVDGFRHIYRELAGQPVLPVHAGDEWTQRLADPWYKELAADGSLW, from the coding sequence ATGAGCCATGGGCGCCATGTCACCATGCTCACCGAAGGCACTTACCCGCACGTCCACGGGGGCGTCAGCACGTGGTGCGACCAACTGGTCCGCGGCATGCCGGAGGTCGACTTCAACGTCATAGCCCTGACCGGCTCCGGACGCGAGCCGGTCACCTGGGAGCTGCCGCGCAACGTCTACCGCCACACCAGCGTTCCCCTCTGGGGCGCTCCGCCCGCCCGCAGACTCCGTTCCGGGCTGCGCGGCAAGGCCAAACGCGCGTTCGCCGAGACCTACGAGACCTTCCTGCTCTCCCTGCTCGACCCCACGCGCGGCGGATTCTCCGCATCCCTGCGCGAACTGGCCCTGCTGGCCCGCTCCGGGCGGCTCGCCGCGGCCCTGCGCTCCGAATCGGTGCTGCGCCTGCTGATGACCGTCTGGACCCGCCCCGGCCTGGTCACCGCCACCGCCGAGCCCACCATCCACGACGCGCTCACCGCCACCGACCTGCTGGAACACGCACTGCGCCCGCTGTCCGTGCGGATCCCGCCCGACAGCGTCGCGCACGCCGTCAGCAGCGGACTGGCCACCCTCCCCGCGCTCGCCGCCAAGTACCTCGACGAGGTGCCCTTCCTCCTCACCGAGCACGGCATCTACCTCCGCGAGCGCTACCTCGGCTACCGCAGTGCCGAACAGCGCTGGCCCGTCAAGGCCCTCATGCTCGGCTTCTACCGCGAGCTCAACACCGAGGGCTACCGCCAGGCCGACCTGATCACCCCGTGCAACCAGTACAACCGCCGCTGGGAGGAGCGCGGGGGCGCCGACTCCGAGCGGATCCGCACCGTCTACAACGGCGTCGACCCGCACGCCTTCCCCGAAGCCGGTCCCGAACCCGAGGTCCCCACCCTCAGCTGGTGCGGCCGCATCGACCCCATCAAGGACCTCGAAACCCTCGTCCGCGCCTACGCGTTCATGCGAGAGGAGCTCCCCGCCCTGCGGCTGCGCCTCTTCGGCCCGGTCCCGGCGGGCTGCGAGGACTACAAGCTCAAGCTGGAGAAGCTGGCCGCCGAACTGGGGGTGAGCGACGGGATCACCTACGAGGGCCGCATCGAGGACGTGGCCCGCGCCTACGGGGCCGGCTCGATCGTGATGCTCTCCTCCATCAGCGAGGGCTTCCCCTTCTCCATCATCGAGGCCATGTCCTGCGGCCGCACCACCGTCTCCACGGACGTGGGCGGGGTCCGCGAGGCCGTCGGCGACACCGGACTCGTCGTCCCGCCGCGCGAGCCCGAGACCATGGCCCGCGCCACCCTCGCCCTGCTCCGCGACGACGAACGCCGCGCGGAACTGGGCCGGATGTCCCGCAAGCGGGTGGTGGAGAAGTTCACGCTCCACCAGTCCGTGGACGGCTTCCGCCACATCTACCGCGAGCTCGCCGGCCAGCCCGTCCTGCCCGTCCACGCGGGCGACGAGTGGACCCAGCGCCTCGCCGACCCCTGGTACAAGGAACTCGCCGCCGACGGGAGCCTGTGGTGA
- a CDS encoding leucyl aminopeptidase yields MTALTLSTAGPATLRADALVVGVAKGPKGPVVAAGAEAVDKAYDGKLAAVLDALGASGAEGETTKLPAPDGLKVPVVLAVGLGALPDTDESYDEEALRRAAGAAARALHGTKKAAFALPLDDASAVTAVAEGALLGAYAFTAYQGGEKKAAGKNGGPKQPLAEIALLGAKPRDKEHKAAAERATILATEINIARDLVNTPPNDLTPEAFAAVAGAAAKENGIKVQVLDEKALIKGGYGGIMGVGKGSENPPRLVKLTYTHAKAEKTLAFVGKGITYDSGGISLKPAGHNETMKCDMAGAAAVFASVVAAAKLGLQVNVTGWLALAENMPSGSATKPGDVLRMYSGKTVEVLNTDAEGRLVLGDALTKASEENPDAIVDVATLTGAMVMALGDRTFGIMANDDAFRTSIHEIAEEVGEASWPMPLPEDLRKSMDSPTADIANMGVRMGGGLVAGLFLQEFVGEGITWAHLDIAGPAFHEGAPYGYTPKGGTGSAVRTLVRLAERTATGDLG; encoded by the coding sequence GTGACTGCTCTGACTCTCAGCACTGCCGGACCGGCGACGCTGCGCGCCGACGCCCTCGTCGTCGGCGTGGCGAAGGGCCCCAAGGGCCCCGTCGTCGCCGCGGGCGCCGAGGCCGTGGACAAGGCGTACGACGGCAAGCTGGCCGCCGTGCTCGACGCGCTCGGTGCCTCGGGCGCCGAAGGCGAGACCACCAAGCTGCCGGCACCGGACGGCCTCAAGGTCCCGGTCGTGCTGGCGGTCGGACTGGGCGCCCTTCCCGACACCGACGAGTCCTACGACGAGGAGGCGCTGCGGCGCGCCGCCGGCGCAGCCGCCCGCGCCCTGCACGGCACCAAGAAGGCCGCCTTCGCGCTCCCCCTCGACGACGCCTCCGCCGTCACGGCCGTGGCCGAGGGCGCGCTGCTGGGCGCGTACGCCTTCACCGCCTACCAGGGCGGCGAGAAGAAGGCCGCCGGCAAGAACGGCGGACCGAAGCAGCCGCTCGCCGAGATCGCCCTGCTCGGCGCCAAGCCGCGCGACAAGGAGCACAAGGCCGCGGCCGAGCGCGCCACGATCCTCGCGACCGAGATCAACATCGCCCGCGACCTGGTCAACACCCCGCCGAACGACCTCACCCCCGAGGCCTTCGCGGCGGTCGCCGGCGCGGCCGCCAAGGAGAACGGGATCAAGGTCCAGGTCCTGGACGAGAAGGCCCTGATCAAGGGTGGCTACGGCGGCATCATGGGCGTCGGCAAGGGCTCCGAGAACCCGCCGCGCCTGGTGAAGCTCACCTACACCCACGCCAAGGCGGAGAAGACCCTCGCCTTCGTCGGCAAGGGCATCACCTACGACTCCGGCGGCATCTCCCTGAAGCCGGCCGGCCACAACGAGACGATGAAGTGCGACATGGCCGGCGCCGCCGCCGTCTTCGCCTCCGTGGTCGCGGCCGCCAAGCTCGGCCTCCAGGTCAACGTCACCGGCTGGCTCGCGCTCGCCGAGAACATGCCCTCCGGCTCGGCCACCAAGCCCGGCGACGTGCTGCGCATGTACAGCGGCAAGACGGTCGAGGTGCTCAACACGGACGCCGAGGGCCGTCTGGTCCTGGGCGACGCGCTGACCAAGGCCTCCGAGGAGAACCCGGACGCGATCGTCGACGTGGCGACCCTGACCGGCGCCATGGTCATGGCCCTGGGTGACCGCACCTTCGGCATCATGGCCAACGACGACGCTTTCCGTACCTCGATCCACGAGATCGCCGAGGAGGTCGGCGAGGCCTCCTGGCCGATGCCGCTCCCCGAGGACCTGCGCAAGTCCATGGACTCCCCCACCGCCGACATCGCCAACATGGGTGTCCGGATGGGCGGCGGCCTGGTGGCCGGCCTCTTCCTCCAGGAGTTCGTCGGCGAGGGCATCACCTGGGCCCACCTCGACATCGCGGGCCCCGCCTTCCACGAGGGCGCCCCGTACGGCTACACCCCCAAGGGCGGCACCGGCTCCGCCGTCCGCACCCTGGTCCGACTGGCCGAGCGCACGGCCACGGGCGACCTGGGCTGA
- the cobT gene encoding nicotinate-nucleotide--dimethylbenzimidazole phosphoribosyltransferase, which translates to MTTLNLDDFSDLIERPDGGVRRDAEERRERLAVPVGALGRLDELAEWLAAAQGRVPVKPIERPRVVLFAADHGVASEGVSVRPAGSAHELVRAVLDGRSPVAILAARLGASVRIVDAGLDCHLDLLPQEVTKHRVRRGSGRIDVEDALTTEEARAALRLGMQIADEEADSGTDLIVLGDLSVGGTTVAATLVAALCGTDASVVTGRGGMPIDDLTWMRKCAAIRDALRRARPVLGDQVALLATVGGADVAAITGFLLQCAVRRTPVILDGVVSAACGLVAQRAAFRAPDWWLAGQASGEPGQAKALDRMALNPVLDHGVTVGEGTGALLALPLVQAAAALAAELPERAAEPTE; encoded by the coding sequence ATGACCACGCTGAATCTCGACGACTTCTCCGATCTGATCGAGCGCCCCGACGGGGGCGTCCGGCGTGACGCCGAGGAACGCCGTGAACGGCTGGCCGTGCCGGTCGGGGCGCTGGGGCGGCTCGACGAACTCGCCGAGTGGCTCGCCGCCGCGCAGGGCCGGGTACCGGTCAAGCCGATCGAGCGGCCGCGCGTCGTGCTGTTCGCCGCGGACCACGGGGTGGCCTCCGAGGGGGTCTCCGTACGTCCCGCGGGCAGCGCCCACGAGCTGGTGCGGGCCGTCCTGGACGGGCGCAGCCCGGTGGCGATCCTGGCCGCGCGGCTCGGCGCCTCCGTGCGGATCGTCGACGCCGGCCTGGACTGCCATCTCGACCTGCTGCCCCAGGAGGTCACCAAGCACCGCGTCCGGCGCGGCAGCGGGCGGATCGACGTCGAGGACGCGCTGACGACCGAGGAGGCACGGGCCGCGCTGCGCCTCGGGATGCAGATCGCCGACGAGGAGGCCGACTCGGGGACCGATCTGATCGTGCTGGGCGACCTGAGCGTCGGGGGGACCACCGTCGCCGCGACCCTCGTCGCCGCCCTCTGCGGCACCGACGCCTCCGTGGTCACCGGCCGCGGCGGCATGCCGATCGACGACCTGACCTGGATGCGCAAGTGCGCGGCGATCCGCGACGCGCTGCGACGCGCCCGGCCCGTCCTCGGCGATCAGGTCGCGCTGCTCGCCACCGTCGGCGGGGCCGACGTCGCGGCGATCACCGGCTTCCTGCTCCAGTGCGCGGTGCGCCGCACCCCCGTCATCCTCGACGGGGTCGTCTCGGCGGCCTGCGGGCTGGTGGCCCAGCGGGCCGCCTTCCGCGCCCCGGACTGGTGGCTGGCCGGACAGGCCAGCGGGGAGCCGGGCCAGGCGAAGGCCCTGGACCGGATGGCGCTCAACCCCGTGCTCGACCACGGCGTCACTGTGGGAGAAGGAACCGGGGCGCTGCTGGCTCTCCCCCTCGTCCAGGCGGCCGCCGCACTCGCGGCGGAACTCCCGGAACGAGCGGCCGAGCCGACCGAATGA
- a CDS encoding spherulation-specific family 4 protein: protein MLLVPLYEHPADRPEYWERLIRAAGRLHSVVLNPASGPGEAPDERFAAVAERLRGAGVPVLGYADTDYGRRPHAAVVQDLLRHRDWYATDGTFLDQAASGPEFLPHYRRLAVAARAAGARTVVLNHGVHPHPEYAELADLLVTFEGPWDAYRDAAVPPWTADHPAQRFCHLVYAVPPGAPAAELAERLAAQRGAGVHCAVPGTGAHPWGTLPHALEAAG, encoded by the coding sequence ATGCTCCTGGTGCCCCTCTACGAGCACCCCGCCGACCGCCCCGAATACTGGGAGCGGCTCATCCGCGCCGCGGGCCGGCTGCACTCCGTGGTGCTCAACCCCGCCAGCGGGCCGGGCGAGGCCCCCGACGAGCGGTTCGCCGCCGTGGCGGAGCGGCTGCGCGGGGCCGGCGTGCCCGTCCTGGGGTACGCCGACACCGACTACGGGCGCCGCCCGCACGCCGCCGTGGTCCAGGACCTGCTGCGCCACCGCGACTGGTACGCCACCGACGGGACCTTCCTGGACCAGGCCGCCTCGGGCCCGGAGTTCCTGCCGCACTACCGGCGGCTCGCCGTCGCGGCGCGGGCCGCCGGAGCCCGTACCGTCGTCCTCAACCACGGAGTGCACCCGCATCCGGAGTACGCCGAACTCGCCGACCTGCTCGTCACCTTCGAGGGGCCCTGGGACGCCTACCGGGACGCGGCCGTCCCTCCGTGGACCGCCGACCATCCCGCCCAGCGGTTCTGCCACCTCGTCTACGCCGTCCCGCCGGGCGCCCCGGCCGCCGAACTCGCCGAACGGCTCGCCGCCCAGCGCGGGGCGGGGGTGCACTGCGCGGTCCCGGGGACCGGCGCGCACCCGTGGGGGACCCTGCCGCACGCCCTGGAGGCCGCCGGATGA
- a CDS encoding endo alpha-1,4 polygalactosaminidase, with protein sequence MRRPPTRPPTRPPTRSAVRRRLLVLVPLLLLAACTSGPDRDEGEDRPDDLSPAPAPGERWQPAPGVSWQWQLTGKLDTSVKAAVYDIDGFTTTKEQVAELNAAGRRTVCYLSTGAWEDFRPDAAAFPPSMRGTGNGWEGERWLDIRRLTELEPLIAKRFDMCREKGFDAVEPDNMDAYRNRSGFPLTAGDQLKYNRLIARLAHDRGLSVGLKNDLDQIPELVADFDFAVNEQCAQYDECGRLTPFITAGKAVFHAEYELPASRFCATTTALKLSSLEKKYDLGAWRKAC encoded by the coding sequence ATGAGACGCCCGCCCACCCGCCCGCCCACCCGCCCGCCCACCCGCTCGGCCGTCCGGCGCCGCCTGCTGGTCCTCGTACCCCTCCTGCTGCTCGCGGCCTGTACCTCCGGCCCGGACCGGGACGAGGGGGAGGACCGGCCCGACGACCTCTCGCCCGCCCCCGCGCCGGGGGAGCGCTGGCAGCCGGCTCCCGGGGTCAGCTGGCAGTGGCAGCTCACCGGGAAGCTCGACACCTCGGTGAAGGCGGCGGTCTACGACATCGACGGGTTCACCACCACCAAGGAGCAGGTCGCCGAGCTGAACGCGGCCGGCCGCCGGACCGTCTGCTACCTCTCCACCGGTGCCTGGGAGGACTTCCGCCCGGACGCCGCGGCCTTCCCGCCGTCGATGCGCGGGACGGGCAACGGCTGGGAGGGCGAGCGCTGGCTCGACATCCGGCGGCTCACGGAACTGGAACCGCTGATCGCCAAGCGGTTCGACATGTGCCGGGAGAAGGGCTTCGACGCGGTCGAGCCGGACAACATGGACGCCTACCGCAACAGGTCCGGCTTCCCGCTCACCGCCGGCGACCAGCTGAAGTACAACCGGCTGATCGCGCGGCTCGCGCACGACCGCGGACTGTCGGTCGGCCTCAAGAACGACCTCGACCAGATCCCGGAACTGGTGGCGGACTTCGACTTCGCGGTCAACGAGCAGTGCGCCCAGTACGACGAGTGCGGACGGCTCACCCCCTTCATCACGGCGGGCAAGGCGGTCTTCCACGCGGAGTACGAGCTCCCGGCGAGCCGCTTCTGCGCGACGACGACCGCGCTGAAGCTCAGCTCCCTGGAGAAGAAGTACGATCTGGGCGCCTGGCGGAAGGCCTGCTGA